A single Tenacibaculum sp. 190524A02b DNA region contains:
- a CDS encoding LytTR family DNA-binding domain-containing protein, whose translation MQKLTAILVDDMRSALEMLENDLTVNHPEINIIGTAKSVVEASKLLRKKQPDILFLDIMLGDGTGFDVLEIHPNLSSKVIFVTASDEYAIKAFKFAAIDYVLKPYSNDDLDNAIHKAKQQLSPNQEQLSVLHDSITYPNQRPKKISLHTSDKIMVVDLDDIIHCKSDNNYTEFYMKNQQKLLVGKTLKYFSDILSEYDFLRVHQSHLINLQYVKEFIKSDGGYIVLTNNSSIPVSVRKRNEVIEALQSFR comes from the coding sequence ATGCAAAAGTTAACCGCTATTTTAGTAGATGATATGCGTTCCGCGCTGGAAATGCTTGAAAATGATTTAACTGTAAATCACCCAGAAATTAACATCATAGGAACTGCTAAAAGTGTAGTAGAAGCTTCTAAACTTTTACGAAAAAAACAACCTGATATTTTATTTTTAGATATCATGCTTGGAGATGGTACTGGATTTGATGTATTAGAAATTCACCCTAACCTATCTTCTAAAGTTATTTTTGTTACTGCTAGTGATGAGTACGCTATAAAAGCATTCAAATTTGCTGCCATTGACTACGTTTTAAAACCATATTCAAATGATGATTTAGACAATGCTATTCACAAAGCAAAACAACAATTATCACCTAATCAAGAACAGTTATCTGTTTTACACGATTCTATTACCTACCCAAACCAACGTCCTAAAAAAATCTCTTTACATACTTCTGATAAAATCATGGTTGTAGATTTAGACGATATTATTCATTGTAAATCTGACAATAACTACACAGAGTTTTATATGAAAAACCAACAAAAATTATTAGTTGGTAAAACTCTAAAATATTTTTCTGACATTTTAAGTGAGTATGATTTTCTAAGAGTCCATCAAAGCCACCTAATTAACTTACAGTATGTCAAAGAGTTCATAAAATCAGATGGTGGTTATATTGTTTTAACTAATAATAGCTCAATTCCTGTCTCGGTTAGAAAAAGAAATGAGGTTATTGAAGCTCTTCAAAGCTTCAGATAA
- a CDS encoding YqgE/AlgH family protein codes for MSALTPKRGRLLIAEPSILNDNSFKRTIILLTEHSDQSSVGFILNRPLQYTLKDLIPDLECDFKVYQGGPVEQDNLYFIHKVPDLLPNSIEVSNGIYWGGNFECLKDLLINKTIKPSDIRFFLGYSGWDSEQLESEVDTNSWFISQNKYRNILNINDESFWKKLLLEKGGEYKIWANAPSDIQMN; via the coding sequence ATGAGTGCATTAACACCTAAAAGAGGCAGATTATTAATAGCTGAGCCTTCTATACTAAATGACAACTCATTTAAAAGAACAATTATTTTACTTACAGAACATTCAGACCAGAGCTCAGTTGGATTTATTTTAAACAGACCTTTACAATACACCTTAAAGGATTTAATACCTGATTTAGAATGTGACTTTAAAGTATATCAAGGAGGCCCCGTAGAACAAGACAATTTATACTTTATTCATAAAGTACCTGATTTACTTCCTAATAGTATTGAGGTTAGTAATGGGATTTATTGGGGAGGCAATTTTGAATGCTTAAAAGATCTTCTAATTAATAAAACAATTAAACCTAGTGATATTCGTTTTTTCTTAGGGTATTCTGGTTGGGATTCAGAGCAATTGGAAAGTGAAGTTGACACCAATTCATGGTTTATTTCTCAGAACAAATACCGAAATATTTTAAATATTAACGACGAATCTTTCTGGAAAAAACTACTCCTTGAAAAAGGAGGCGAATACAAAATATGGGCAAATGCCCCAAGTGATATTCAAATGAATTAA
- a CDS encoding histidine kinase — translation MKFLTYFLLCFAVCSSSLLTAQNIVGQHTVKEYTTQHFNKKEGLLSNTINGIVQDSVGYLWFASNKGVIRYDGNDFKLFGKKQQIQANYITKLYAIKDSLIIGSPNTLFIKSSNKLTSFDSKRVNCISKINNHIFIGTQKGIYRLREDFISPLRTNFQIDLTAINDIQFDGKFYWVATQKALWKIDDLLNPKKLKRIGTGNYTAILIDNNRVIATTLNNGIKVITSNMLKTITSSTQHIKGIKKIKNMFWIYSNTDGIEVLSNNFSFSKKINKYNIIRSNKITDIFQDHQQNIWIATNDNGIFKLKDQQPPTPYKPSISFEDIEVVYKTIDSINLNNYNKILQLPSDKNHIAFTYKSVDINNPKEVFYRYKLNDKYSPWSSNNTVNLANLKAGNYTFAVQSKVINQQESKPIQFQFYIDKPLYKKAWFQWTLAGILLSIIGLYAFNYLKRLKAKNAAKIEKLELENHLLTLEQKALQLQMNPHFIFNVLNGVKALGNSGKREELNNTISKFSNLLRAILNTSRKDEVSLSEEINTLKNYIELEQQMSRLGFSYEINTELSFDTEEVLIPPMLIQPFVENSIKHGIKNKADGKITLKFYNKKDFLHCEIIDNGVGINYAKKDSKTTKHDSLAITVTEERIKSLHTNSSLKLEELLESKMVKGTKVWFKIPLKTDF, via the coding sequence ATGAAGTTTTTGACATACTTTTTGCTATGCTTTGCTGTTTGTTCTTCTTCCTTATTAACAGCGCAAAATATTGTTGGACAGCATACTGTTAAAGAATATACAACACAACATTTTAATAAAAAAGAAGGTCTTTTAAGCAATACTATTAATGGTATTGTTCAAGATAGTGTAGGATATTTATGGTTTGCCTCTAATAAAGGAGTAATACGCTATGACGGTAATGATTTTAAATTGTTTGGTAAAAAACAGCAAATTCAAGCAAATTATATTACCAAACTATATGCTATTAAAGATAGCTTGATTATAGGTTCACCAAACACACTTTTTATAAAATCAAGTAATAAACTTACTTCTTTTGATAGTAAACGTGTTAACTGCATTTCAAAAATTAACAATCATATTTTTATAGGAACACAAAAAGGAATCTATCGTTTACGTGAAGATTTTATTTCTCCACTTCGCACTAACTTTCAAATAGATTTAACGGCTATTAATGATATTCAGTTTGATGGTAAATTCTATTGGGTTGCTACACAGAAAGCACTATGGAAAATAGATGATTTACTTAATCCTAAAAAATTAAAAAGAATAGGTACAGGTAATTATACCGCTATTTTAATAGATAACAACAGAGTTATTGCTACTACTTTAAATAATGGTATTAAAGTAATTACCAGTAATATGCTAAAAACCATTACTTCTTCTACACAGCATATTAAAGGGATTAAAAAAATTAAAAACATGTTTTGGATTTATTCCAATACCGATGGAATTGAAGTACTTAGCAATAATTTTTCTTTCTCTAAAAAAATTAACAAATACAATATCATAAGAAGTAATAAAATCACTGACATTTTTCAAGACCATCAACAAAATATTTGGATTGCTACTAATGATAATGGTATTTTTAAATTAAAAGATCAGCAACCTCCTACTCCATACAAACCATCTATTTCTTTTGAAGATATTGAAGTAGTTTATAAAACTATTGATAGTATTAACCTTAATAATTACAATAAAATACTACAATTACCTTCCGATAAAAACCACATTGCTTTTACTTATAAATCTGTGGATATAAACAACCCTAAAGAGGTTTTTTATCGTTATAAATTAAATGACAAGTACAGTCCATGGTCTAGTAACAACACTGTAAATCTAGCCAACTTAAAAGCAGGGAATTATACTTTTGCTGTACAATCAAAAGTTATTAACCAACAAGAAAGTAAACCCATTCAATTTCAATTTTATATTGATAAACCACTATATAAAAAAGCATGGTTTCAATGGACACTTGCTGGAATACTACTATCTATAATTGGACTCTATGCTTTTAATTACTTAAAACGTTTAAAAGCTAAAAATGCAGCAAAGATTGAAAAACTAGAGTTAGAAAACCATCTATTAACACTGGAACAAAAAGCCTTGCAATTGCAAATGAATCCGCATTTTATATTTAATGTGTTAAATGGTGTAAAAGCTTTAGGTAATTCTGGTAAAAGGGAAGAACTTAATAATACCATTAGTAAATTCTCTAATTTATTACGAGCTATTTTAAATACTTCTAGAAAAGATGAAGTAAGTTTATCTGAAGAAATAAATACCCTGAAGAATTACATTGAATTGGAACAGCAAATGAGTAGACTTGGTTTTTCTTATGAAATTAATACCGAGTTATCTTTTGATACCGAAGAAGTTTTAATTCCTCCAATGCTTATTCAACCTTTTGTTGAAAACAGTATTAAACATGGTATTAAAAACAAAGCTGATGGAAAAATTACTTTGAAGTTTTATAATAAAAAGGATTTTTTACATTGTGAAATAATTGATAACGGCGTAGGTATAAACTACGCTAAAAAAGATTCTAAAACAACGAAACACGATTCTTTAGCTATCACAGTAACGGAAGAACGTATAAAAAGTTTGCACACAAACTCTTCCTTAAAATTAGAAGAACTTTTAGAAAGTAAAATGGTAAAAGGAACTAAAGTTTGGTTTAAAATACCTTTAAAAACAGATTTTTAA